The sequence TTGATAATCATACATTTTTGAGATGAGATCCCTTGTTTTCTGagtcaaaaaaatattttctaacctAGAATttacttgttgatttttttcattaaaatcattTAGCTTATTTAATAAACATCTAGAATTTccatttcctatttattttgattattgtaGTCTGATTGAAACTTGTCCATTGAACATTAATCATTATTTTTGCACTGTCATTATTTTACTTGAATAGATACTTATTTAGAATGAGGCTACTTAAAAATTTTCAATGTTAATTTGTACTTTTCATTCATTAGTTTAGATAGTATATATGcattatttctgttgttttcatttccaagaATTAGCACTAattctttataattttcttatagtcttttataatttaatggaGTCTTTTTTAATGCACATTTAGAATTCATTTTGGGTAATTGAACCTTGACATTTCTTGTTTTGTAATATAAAAATCTGGAACAATAAAATTACATGTGATAATGCTTTTGGTTAGAGAGATTAGACAAAAGTCCCTCTGTTTACTTCCATTATAATTTAGTTCAAATTATCTGTGACTGTCCTTGAAAATGTCAGTCATCTCTGAATTACTTAGATCAAAATGCTTATTTTTCCATTATCTTAGAATTGTCATATAGTTATACTGAttcttaatttaattaaaatatgattgtatcatttaagtttttaaagtagtttttctTGTGGTTTACTAATTTGTCCATAGTCATTAGCAATCCACATAAACATCAAAAGAAATCAATGTGTGTGGTGGTCTATATGTATAACTTGTAAAGCTTGTTTATAATATTTAAGCTTTCTAATacatttacttatattttctatttattccaTCAACCATTgattaaaaagtatatatttccTAATTGCATTTATAGTTGTAATTCTGAATCCAGATGTGTCTGTTTTGTTCAAATTTTGCTTCAACATTGAATTTGTTACTATAAACTTCAGATGTTTATGAATCTACCACTTACAAttgtgaattattttctttttttctcttgtttgatAATATTTATGATATGTTATTATGGCTATATCAGCTTTCTGCTTACCCATCCATTTATATTATCTGTTTTAACACCTAATTAGGTCTTATTTTATAAAGTTTgatcattttaatctttttttttagagtgttcagttatttatttattcattcattttggatttaaatgttttatacaaTGTATAATTGTAAATAATTTGAGTACatattattttgtaatatatGTATTCAGTATGGAATTATTAAATAAGACTAATCAACATACCCATAAATATCAAAACATATACTTGTTCCACCTGTTCAACTGTAGTTTTGTATACTTGGACCAACATCTTtacatttctttcaaatttgaATAAGTAAATATTGTTTTTATCACTACTTTAGCAATTGTATTATAGTCTTCATATTACTAAAGATGTGCAATATTCTTCCTGATGTATACAGATTTTTTAATTTAGTGCAAAGTACTTTAAATTCATATGTATGGTGAgacaatttacacacacacacaaacacacacacacaccataatgaCCTTAAATCAGTATGATATAGAGACATCTACATTCACAAGTATACTATATCACTATATATAATAGTTAAGATATTATCAAAGTAATTGTTCATCAAAGGACAAATAGATATCTACAATGTATTGTATACACAGTGGAATGCTATGCAGTACATTTATTTTGATGTAAGTATTTATATGTTTGAATTTAGATCTAcaattcttcattttgtttcctgtttgaCCAATGTGTCCTTTAATAGCCCTTATTTTATGTTTCGTTTATAGAAATTAAacattcatatttcattttaactGTACAATTTCCTTACCAGCTTTAATTTAATCTGATGATTTCATGATTTGCAATATGACTCTAACATATCACAGACTACATTTAATGGGTATGtcattttacaaaatataaaacattatagTACTAttgattaacattttaaaattatgatcaCATTCCAATTTCTTAGATATTAATCTAGaatagttttaataatttttcttataacaaaattaagttttcaTATTTGCCACAATATGTAGCATTCCTGTTGCCTTCATTTTTACATATAACCCTTAATATTCTACTTTTAGTCTTTTTTATGTTTGAAGAATGTGATTTCTAATATTGGGGAAAAttgtgtatttgttatttttctcattgctatgataaaacaccctgacaaaatcaacttaaaggTGAAAATGTGtactttggttcatagttcaaggTTAAAGTCCATCATTAAAGAAAGTGATAGTAGCAGGAGCTTGAGGAAGCAACTATTCACATTTCATttgcaggcaggaaggagaggataATGAATGTTGATATTCTGCTAGCTTTCTTTTTATACAATTGGAACCTATGCTCATCAAATGGTGCTGACCACATTTAGGGTGCGTCTTCCCATTTCAATTGGCCGAATGTAGAAAACTCCTCGCAGGCATGCCACAGAGGCTCATGGGTGATTTTAGATCctgttgacaatcaatattaactatCATAGCTCCTCATAGATATTCTTAACTTTTGTTCATCTGAAGAAATATTAAGATAACCTTAACATTAAGGCAATAGTTGATGCATGTAGATTCTAGGTGAAGAATTTTCTTTGTTGAGAAACTATATACATCATCCCATTGGCCATtgctttgttgttattatttcccATGATAACTAACAGGGTGCTTACAAGTAACAAACTCAATTTTTAtggctaatttatttatttatacactcTATCTGGATATTACTGCCTTTGTatggatatctttccatttttaattgaagTTTTTAAATTTCGTTAAtctgtaaattttcatttttaccaaattaaaaaaattataagcaTTATTTGTTGAAAATTGTGTTAGCATATCTAACATGTTGGGATAACAATtatatgttcttttttgtttagaAAGTGAGTTTCATTATGATACATTTCTAGATatatatcattttctttgttcatgttCACCCTATTATCCTCTCATGTACCTCCCTTTCCACTCCTGTTATTGTCCCATATTTAGCTTGCAAAAAGAATCTTTTCCTCTGCTCACTTACATTTTCTTATCTGTACTACAacacagtagagaaaaacaaaaagtgacTGCATTTTTCACATGCCCTTTTATCTCATAAAGCATTTTACTGGGAAGTAAATCAGATTTCAAAGCATGATAATATCAGACTTTGTTATGTTAAAAATCCTACTACTTTAAGTATTTTATCAAAgtcaaggtaatcctttgcctatGCACTGATTagaatatatttactatataaagTTCATGATATCATTTGATAAAATAAGGTAAACTATTCttaatacctttttttaaaaacttactgtTATGTAATTAACTTTCCAGTTTGCAAGATTTCATTCACCTTATTATATAGCATCACAAAACATCATTGagaatggaatttaaaaaaatcaacaattacttaaataaaaaaactcacaaaattaGAAGAGGGAGATATAAGTAAATGAAGCAATAATGATTTCCCTTTTATTTCCACAGACAAGAGTCACAATGACTGAGATGCTAATCAACATGACAGATTACATGGAATTCTTGCTCATGGGATACCCAGATGACCAGGTGCTACAGACACTGTGTGCCGtacttttcttcttaatttaCCTGGTAGCACTAATGGGAAACTTCCTCATTATCACCCTCATCACTATAGATCAGCATCTCCAGTCCCCtatgtatttctttctgaagAATTTGTCCCTGATTGATATCTGTTATATTTCTGTCACTGTTCCCAAATCCATCATGAACTCTATGACTAACACACATTCTATCACCTTCCTGGGATGTGTTTTACAGGTTTTCTGTGTTATATTTTTGGCAGGCACAGAATTTGCCCTGCTTTTGGTGATGTCCTATGACCGCTATGCTGCCATTTGCTTCCCTCTACACTATGAGGCCATCATGAATAGAGGTGCCTGTGTTCAGATGGTGTTGGcagcatggctcagtgggtgtaTCTATGGGTCCCTCCATGCCACAGGAACATTCTCTGTCCGTTTCTGTGGTCCAAATGTTGTGCTTCAGTTCTTCTGTGATATTCCATCACTTCTCAGACTTGCTTGTTTTGGAGACCAAATTCTAGAATATGTGTTTATCATTGCTAGctgttgttttgctttcatgtgttTTATATTGATGGTTATTTCCTAtgt is a genomic window of Peromyscus maniculatus bairdii isolate BWxNUB_F1_BW_parent chromosome 5, HU_Pman_BW_mat_3.1, whole genome shotgun sequence containing:
- the LOC102925874 gene encoding olfactory receptor 14A16-like, giving the protein MTEMLINMTDYMEFLLMGYPDDQVLQTLCAVLFFLIYLVALMGNFLIITLITIDQHLQSPMYFFLKNLSLIDICYISVTVPKSIMNSMTNTHSITFLGCVLQVFCVIFLAGTEFALLLVMSYDRYAAICFPLHYEAIMNRGACVQMVLAAWLSGCIYGSLHATGTFSVRFCGPNVVLQFFCDIPSLLRLACFGDQILEYVFIIASCCFAFMCFILMVISYVHIFIIILRIPSIQGRFKIFSTCIPHLTVVTLFLSSGFVAYLGSTAKSPSSLNLFMSVFYSLLPPSLNPVIYSLRNSDVKMALCNLLGKKMTTGL